Within Triticum dicoccoides isolate Atlit2015 ecotype Zavitan chromosome 1B, WEW_v2.0, whole genome shotgun sequence, the genomic segment CGGCCCGCGCCTTCTCGCCAGCTGCCTTGACGCTGCCCGCGCTCTTGCTTGCCACGGCCGGCACCTTTTCGCCAGCTGCCTTGACGCTCTTTCTCTCCACGgccagcaccttctcgccggccctgACGCTGTCCGCGCTCTTGCTCTCCGActcgccaccgccaccaccgccgctgtcgccgtcgtcgcagccgccgccgctgagCTGGATGAGCTGCTCCGCGGCCTCCATCTCCACCGTGGTCGATGACGCGGCCggcgcctccaccgcctcgcccatGGCAGCCCTCCTCCGGCCCGAAGAAATACAGGGCACGAGCGGTCGCAGATCGCCGGGGCGGCCGCGAATGGCGCGCGCGGATAAATATATATGCCCAAGTATAGGGGAGCGACGACCGGTGACCGGACCGCGTGGGATCGGGGACGCGCGGAGGAGGGGGCGCCAGGGAATGACCCGGAAGGTGGCAGGCAGGAAGGAAGGAGACTCGTGCCCGCTTTGGTTTGGTTTTCGGTTTTGCCTTTGCTTGTACTCTTGTTATTTGTTTTGGCCAAGTTTAGATGCAATGCAAAACGGCTTTGAAACTTGACCCCGTCCGGTTACTTGTTCCTGGCATGTACTACGCATGCACCGATGTTGACGGGTCGGCGTACCGGAAAAGCTAACAGAAAACCACAGATCTTAATTAGGGGCCGCGTCAAATGCAACAACCTATATATCTGCTACTACTACTTTCCATTGCTCTGACGATGACCATGTGTGGTGTGCACTGATCTTCCACTTGAAACGCTCTTCTTTTTTTGGAAATTTCCGCTTGAAATGGATGTTTGTATACTTTGAGGATGTGAAGGAGAACAGGAACGATTTTAGGTTAGGACCGGAGGACAACGGGTTTTGAAACCATTTATGTGGTCAGTCAGAATTCAGTGACGACTTGCGAGTCAATATTGGTCTGGTCATGTTGCAGAGTACACACGACGAGGCTAGAAATACAGCAAATGGAGAAACTCATGTGACCAAGCAGTCAATCTCCGGCTGCACTTTAGCTGTGGTGAATCTGTTTCACCATTTTCTATCCCAGCATACGTACTGTAGTTAACATCAATGAGAACTTCCAAGAAGCACTCCTGGTCTGGTCAGGCAATAATAACCAGGCAAGCTATTAGAAACCGGCACGCAGATAAATGGAACATGCTAATTAACGCCATGGCGAGCCAAACCACAAGAGCAGGCTACAAGTTATTCTAGCAAACCCCTCCAGCAGGCAGCAGCATACAAACTATTCTAGCCAGGTGCAAAACAAAGAGGTACCTTTACAAAACGTATAATTCCCTGCTGGATTTTCTATACCCCTACTATACGCCCTTTTTAATTAtctaaagaagaacaagaaaatctCAAAGTAGTCAGCAAAATTTTATTATTTACAAAACAAACCGGTCAGACAAAACCTGTATGCACTCGGCCGGTTGGACGGGAAAATCTCCGGGCTTCTGACGGTCCGCGGCGGCAAACCGTTCCACCCTCAGTTTATCGCGATTATGAGGAAGCTAATGGAGACATACATGAGGAAGACGGGGTAAAGCGCCAGGGCCTTCCTCCTTGGGTTCACGGCGGTGCTCATGAATGGATACGCGgcccaggagctccatgccaatgtTACTGCCACTACAATGATTTTTAGCATGTCGTTGTCCTTCAGCAGGCAAATCAGAGCTCCCACGTCCATGGGGAACAAGCAGTATCCAAGAAGACTCAGGCTTTGGAAGAAGATGATTTGGCCGCCCTGCAAATGAAACAATGTGGTCAGTGCCACCAGAACACCAGGTGTGTATACATGTGCAAGCACGTGTGTGCGAGAGAGGAAAGAGTTTAAGTACCAGAAGCAGCACATTCAGCGTGAGGATTATAGCACCGGCAGCCAGTACGGCAAACGCGACAGCAAATACTTCGGACTGCAAACGCAAAAGGCGTGTCATCCAAGTCATCAAATGAGAATAAAAAAGTGAACTGTAATCATAACATGAAGTGTTCATACAGATTAGTGGATCTCCAAGTATACTGGCGTATAGATTAATGAGCATATAAATTTTCTATCAAAATGAAATTAATTCGTTCAAGGTGTGAATTCTGTTTGCTGCCGATGAGAACTATAGAAGAACATCAAATGCCCAAGTTACTGAAAAATGGTTCATGCTGCACTGCTGCAGCACTTTTTATTTTCATGACAGCTCTCCCTCCTTGGAATAATTTTCATCAAACACTAGATTTTTACTGGACCTCTTGAAGCATTATAAAAGCAAAAGTATGCTACTGAATTGGAGATGCCATAGATAAATTAGTGGAATGGCCAAGGCCACCTAGAAGGTTCGGCAGGCAAACTAAAATATTTATAGGCATGTCTCTAGTACCCTTTTTCACTAGGAAAAGCATAGCCCCCCTTCTAAGAATACACTACCTTCCAGATTTAACAGCACTCTCCCCCGAATTTCACTTTACTCCTGAATAATGTATTGCATATGACATGGAATGACTGTTTAGCATCTTGAGAATGCTCGAGCTCCCTAAGAAGATCGAGAGGCTGACGGTATTGCAAGTCCGACTCCAGTAGGGTAGTAGAAATTATACAAGAGcataaaagggcaacctggtgcatgtagctcccgcttgcgcagggtccagggaagggtccgaccactttgggtctatagtacgcagcctttccctacatttctgtaagaggctgtttccaggacttgaacccatgacctcatggtcacaaggcagcagctttaccactgcgccaaggctccccttcaaatTATACAAGAGCATGCCAGGTACAAATAGCATGGCAATGGAGAAATCTCTCTATGCTCTTTATGGAGTAGGGCATTTtggagaccgagctccatggagccctttatgctgaaaaattcaaaattcaaaaatttcaatttcaagaaattctgaaaaaaatacacatgtatgcAAGGATGTAAAGTGTATGTGTGAAAATtttcaggatgaaataccttgaattGAGAGCTGCACAAAAAAAAATTCATCGACTTTAAGGATGAACAGTACATGTGCTCAAAAGCCTCAGAgttgtcttttttgtgtagctcacattTTAATGTATTTCAACCTGAAATTTTGCACACATGTACATTATGTATCTAGGTCTATGTGTATTTATTTTCAGATTATTTTGAAACTGAAAAGTTTAAATTTTGAAGTTTTTCaaataaaggcctccatggagctcggtctccgTTTGGCATTTTCGCTCTTTATGCTCTTTTATTCTTTACAAAAGTGGACTTCTAATCCTAGTTTGTAAAGCAAGTTCGCAAAACACATGCAACAAATAAGAATGTGCTGGAGATGTCTAATCATCCGGCCTTAACACTGTTTGGTTTGTAACCAAGGATCTCCATCCCCTGCTGAATCTACAATACATACAGCAGCAGTTATCAGGTCATCTACAGTGTCTGCAACGCTTTTGCATTTCAGATAAATAGTACCGGATGAACTGGTATAACTATTATTAACGTTGTTAACCATCACCCATGCAATTGACAAGTACTAACAATATTTTCACCTGATCAATGTGGGGCCTCATGAATTAAGTACTTAAAGGTTTGCACTAGTTCATCCTAACTAAAGTAGGAGTATTTCAAATGCAGGAGTTGCACCGAGCTAATTGAATATTGATGGACTTGGATTTCAAATGATCGAAAAAATGCAGTAGCTACCTTCCTGACTGAGGCCGACCATGAGAGGGTGAGGCCgaggaagacgatgaagaagaaggggccccAGAGATCCCAGTCCCGGAGCGCCTTGCCTGGGTCCTCGCGGTAGGGGTTGGGGAAAACGACGAGCTTGAGGTTGCTGACGATGCGGGTGAggtcgcgcttgacggtgtcccagACGGGCTCCGTGAGCGTGTTGGCGGGGCTCCCGAACCCGTCCGCGCCGATGGGGATGGCGACGGAGGCGGAGGGGAGCGGCGCGGGGGAGAAGGTGGGGGGCGGCTGGGGCCGGAAGCTGGCCGGAGGGGGCACGGGAGGGATGTTGGCGACGGGGATGGACGCGCGCGGAGGGGAGGGCGGCCGCGCGGGGAGGACAGCGGCGGCGGTGGGGGCGGCGTGGATGAGGCTCTCGATCTCGTCCATGTCGGACTGCGCCGACGACGGGTGGAGCGGGATGGTGTCGCCCTGGGGCTGTGCGTGCGACATCGTCGGGCGCGCGGGGGTAGGGCTCCGCCGGGCGGCGAGATCTCGCGGTCGCGGGGGGGGCGGCGGACCGGCGAGCGAGAAGAGAAGGGGCGACGGCGAACGGCGGACCAGACCAGGGGAGGAAGGAGCACGCGACGATGGGGTTGCACGGACGGACGGAACTGGCTGCCGAATGGCGCGAGCGCGACCCGACTCGGTGTGCCTGCGTTTTTTTAGtcagttaggccaactccaccgcgccacTCAAaccgacgtccgttttgtccggatttttTTCGTTTGGATAGGATAATGGGATCGTATCCGGACAGTTTCCGAGATACGGTGGCCGTGCGTCCAACGCGCGGGCGCATCCCGGCCGCATCTTGTCCGTGTGCAcatttctttgcaagtccttaaactttttttcatcattcatttttggtacatgatAATACAtatcacattttgactagtaaagcaaggcaaaaaaacaagaaccacaagaatacatttgagaagatacccaactttcataactgctctcttgagttgggttagggccttctcgatgcactcattgttgatacgTGGATGAGGCTCGAAGTTgcaccctcctttcttcttcaagccagaaatcgatgttgcttcctcacacgtagtatcgtgcctagcctctaatctagcaatAAGTACACTTGTCTCATCTACAGCCTctaggctagctaaaagtgcacgaacatgtactaaatttcgctctatcaacatatcgatgtactcttctttccaATATCAAAACttacatccattctacacaataaaaaattaaagttagcacaactagtctaatccgccccaaatccggccggcgggtgcgcaaaccaGGTGGCCATGGTTCGGTAGCTCGGCGGCGACAAGGGGAAGGGGCTGGGCGAGCGCAAGTCCGAGTTCCACGGCTGCAATGGCAACGGCGGCGGCAAGGGGAAGAGTGGGAAAGAGTGGAGTGGggtgcggccggagggagggaggggggcggATAGACAAAGGCCCGTCCTATGCCACCGATGGGCGGGCCAAGGGAGGACACACGCAGACGGCCGACGCGTCCGtgtggtgtccgtttcaccccaaaagcggcgcaa encodes:
- the LOC119345483 gene encoding protein YIPF6 homolog; translation: MSHAQPQGDTIPLHPSSAQSDMDEIESLIHAAPTAAAVLPARPPSPPRASIPVANIPPVPPPASFRPQPPPTFSPAPLPSASVAIPIGADGFGSPANTLTEPVWDTVKRDLTRIVSNLKLVVFPNPYREDPGKALRDWDLWGPFFFIVFLGLTLSWSASVRKSEVFAVAFAVLAAGAIILTLNVLLLGGQIIFFQSLSLLGYCLFPMDVGALICLLKDNDMLKIIVVAVTLAWSSWAAYPFMSTAVNPRRKALALYPVFLMYVSISFLIIAIN